CAATTTCAACAACCTGGCGCTGGGTGTGACCGCGTTTCAATTGCTCTGGTGCAATCACCGGCTGTTGCCGCGAGCGCTGCGCCCGCGGTGGTATAACACGCTGGGCGTGGCCGGGTGTGGGCTGTTCTACCTGGGCCTCGCGTGGCTGGTGTTCGTCAATAAGATCGTGCCGATGTTCCAGGAAGCGACCGGCTGATCGGCAAACAGGAATTGAGCAGGCCATGAAACTTTTCGACCTGGCGGGACGCGTGGCCGTGGTGACCGGTGCGGCGCAAGGCATGGGCCGGGCGACGGCCCTGGCGGTTGCCGAGGCGGGGGCCGACGTGCTGCTGGTCGACCGCAATCGGGTCGGCGCCGAGGAAACGGCGGCCGACGTGCAACGCCTGGGGCGCCGCACCGCGGTCGACGATTGCGACGTGTCCGATCCCGCGCGCATTGCCGAACTGTTTCGCCGCGCCGATCGGGATTTTGGCCGGGTCGATTTTCTCGGCAACATCGCCGGCGACGGCCTGCTCGCGGCGCCGGAAGATTTGACCATCGCCGATTTGCAGCGCGTGTTGCAGAACCTGGTCGTCGGCCGGTTTGCCATGTGCCAGGAGGCGGGCCGGAGGATGCTCGCGCAAGGTCGCGGATCGATCATGAACATCGGTTCGCTGGCGAGCCAGACCGCGCTGGGCCGCGGGCACATCG
The Pirellulales bacterium genome window above contains:
- a CDS encoding SDR family oxidoreductase: MKLFDLAGRVAVVTGAAQGMGRATALAVAEAGADVLLVDRNRVGAEETAADVQRLGRRTAVDDCDVSDPARIAELFRRADRDFGRVDFLGNIAGDGLLAAPEDLTIADLQRVLQNLVVGRFAMCQEAGRRMLAQGRGSIMNIGSLASQTALGRGHIAYSMAMGAVVQMTRELSTEWSSRGVRVNAVLPAQVINPSLAARMQQDPALEGRFLSGIPAGRLGQPRDIMGLAVLLASDASTWITGAIIAMDGGNLAMNAGGTPGHERQPVQPFSPAAQK